From a region of the Panicum virgatum strain AP13 chromosome 2K, P.virgatum_v5, whole genome shotgun sequence genome:
- the LOC120695216 gene encoding 60S ribosomal protein L22-like → MASVAVVSAGACMGSRAAGPAPGSPRKVDPVAGAAAAPWGSHAPGEASCAAARAAARKAAARTGSLGATTCAAYAAGATGESLPQQRLQRPPRAAGQQWRRASPAPAPPARRRASAAVASVAGSDSGARTSAAEEAVAGTAGLAVAVEAPASAAATKAAAGGRQAAVPAREGAAGQAVADQAAETKEGDQAAAAAEGPAGTGG, encoded by the exons ATGGCCAGCGTGGCCGTCGTGAGCGCGGGCGCGTGCATGGGAAGTCGGGCAGCAGGGCCGGCGCCAGGGTCCCCGAGAAAGGTGGATCCGGTGGCcggggcagcagcagcgccctGGGGCAGCCACGCGCCGGGGGAGGCATCCTGCGCGGCAGCGCGCGCGGCAGCGAGGAAGGCAGCGGCCCGCACGGGGTCCCTGGGCGCGACGACCTGCGCGGCGtacgcggcgggcgcgacg GGGGAATCCCTGCCGCAGCAGCGGCTGCAGCGCCCACCGCGCGCTGCAGGGCAGCAGTGGCGGCGGGCGTCCCCGGCCCCCGCGCCCCCCGCGCGCCGCAGGGCTTCAGCAGCGGTGGCGTCTGTGGCGGGATCCGACAGTGGGGCCAGGACGAgcgcggcagaggaggcggTAGCCGGCACAGCGGGTCTGGCGGTGGCTGTAGAGGCCCCCGCGTCCGCGGCCGCGAcaaaggcggcggcaggagGGCGCCAGGCGGCGGTGCCAGCACGGGAAGGAGCGGCCGGCCAGGCAGTGGCCGACCAGGCGGCGGAAACAAAGGAAGGAGAccaggcggcggccgctgcagAGGGGCCGGCGGGCACCGGCGGCTAG